TTAGCCCAGTGGAGCTTATCGTTTGTATCATTCAGTTGCTTTTGACTGTCTTCTAATTTCTTTCGAAGTACACTTATGTCGCTGAAACCAAATTTACTGTCTTCTATCTTCTCCTTGAGTCTTACAACATCTGCCTCTCTATGTCTTAAATCTCTTTGAGCCTGATCAATTTGCAACTTTTGAGCCTTTATAATAGCGTCATTAGTTTCTTCTAAGTCCTTAAGCTTCTTTTCCCACTCTTTGTGGTCCCGATCATATTTATGCCTCTGCTCTGCTAGCTCCCGCTTTAATTGTTGCACTTCTCGATCTCCCGATGCCCTTTGTCTCAACTCATCTCTTTCTTTCCGATAtcgttcacattttttttcagaatccaAGATTTTCGTTTCAAGTTCGGACAGTTTTCGTGTGGACGCTTCCACTTCCTTATGACACCGCACTGTAACCTTCAAATAGTTAAAAAGATACAAATTGGTGCTAATGGCTATTTGAACATACAGTCGACTACATTTGTTCAATTAATTTCATACTTTAaggtttttgttttgctttaaaatatgacttttctGTAGGAATTCGTGATGTAAAACCAAGTATCTGGATAACCAGGAATCTGCAGACGGAAGGTGGAAATGTAAGTCATATCACGTACGTACAAGTACCTACATCGGCTGAGAAAACTCAGTGTTTTTCGAACTAGTTTaggaatatattttatttctgttgtgGGTTTTGcaccgtttttcaactgtatttcatttatgcaacggcaggcagttaacctaactagtatTCCTGGATTAGACAAGGCCCAAGAACATTGTTCTCAGGTCAAAACTTCACATCACCTCCTAATCGGGAGGACCGCGAACAATACGAAAACTAAACGGCGGAATGAGAAAGTGAGGACGATTCGTGCATGATTTGCAGGGCAAGAAAAACTCATTTCCTGATCCTTTTAGTACTGAGAGcaaacatatgataaatttatgatcaaataaaatattatttgaatgaagaaattacaCTAATTTTGTAGAAATGTTGGTTTACCCCCGTCGATAATGTAAACAAGCGCCGTAAATAAGGCTGTAAAACTCCACTTTCGGTTCCCGGTGTTAGAGCGTTTTACTCGAGCTAAGTGATCCGACTCGACTCAATTCAGTCCGGGAATAAACGCACAAGGACGCCCAATGTGATATTAATAAGGTTAtatgatattgtaaattgtatttggttgtCGTTGTTGTTCAGAAGGCCGCATTTGGTTTGAGCTGTGTCTGTGTGAAATAAAACTATACTTAACGAAAACGAGTATGCATAATGTTCAAAATAATGACGGTACCTTTTCAGTTTCTTGAACGACTGCATGAACCTGGCTTGTAATTTCTTCGACATATTTGGCCAAAGGATTTGTTTGGCTTGTTACATATCCCAAAAGCTTTTGTGCAGTTGGTAGTTGTGATCTTTCTTCAGTCTGTTCGTCACGTCTGTGTTCATTTCCGCCACCCGCGGTTTCGCATGATCTGTcaatagaaaatttgaatttattggCATCTGCATATAAATAATACAGATAGTAGAATTATGTGGAACTTACAAAGTTATCTGGTTTTCGTAGTAGGCAATTTTATCAACCATATAATAAAAACTAAATTACGTACTCCTTTATTCTTAATGTAGTACCATGGAACTGCATGTCATGTGTATTGTTTGAAATTGCCCTAGCTGGCTCTTTAACTACATGTAAGACCATAATCATAGTATTGTTACAAGAAGATTATCTATGGTTATGCATACACGTCGCGCTTTACAGGTTGTCTCCTTATTAGTCTTCAACGAAAAGCAGGCAGACTTactaaataaaaagtaaacaaaacctTTATTCTCAAAGTTTAATGAACAGGTGTATACATTTGTTAATGTAGTCATGATGGTAATAAAAAATACCCGGACATCATCTTAAAAAGCAGTAGGTTTATTTAGGTAGCGTCCTCAAACTTTTATGTTGGCATATAGACGCTACAGGGTGTCGGTCACACGAAGAAATAGTTTCGGACGAGCCTTGATAACGGATTTGTAAGCAAAGTGTcgatttctgtgttatttgccGTCATTTAAAACGAAAATAGGTTAGAACTTCACATACTAATACGTCTGTTCACTATAGTGTTCTTCGGTCTCAAATAAAAACTGCCATTGAAAAGATTATATAAGTAGCAAAGTACATCTAATGCCATTTCTCTAACATGTCACGGTTTTCACGATGATCTTTCTTCTGGacattttctttattgaaaattcGTCTGTGGtggtagggataacgcatgtttttttttttcaaattataacacCTGCAAAATCCCTAGGGACTAGTTTGTGCCCGAGCCCGGTAAGGTGGATGAGGTAACAACATattccgagggattctgcagattttgtcaaatgttcattaacaaatgagccgtgccatgggaaaaccaacatagtggctttgcgaccagcatggatccagaccagcctgcgcatccgcgcagtctggtcaggatccatgctgttcgcttttaaagcctactgcaattagagaaaccgttagcgaacagcatggatcctgaccagactgcgcgcatccatgctggtcgcaaagccactatgttggttttcccatggcacggctcaaatatttgtcataaaatgacATTACATGGAATAATGTGTTGTTATTCCGCTTGCAGTACTCACTGCATGCATCTGTATCGCGTGCATTTATATACATGGCCCTTAAATCGCCAGCGAAATTAAGAACCATAAACAGATGAAAACGCCCGTTAGTTAGTATATCAAATTATCGAACGAATGCAGACGTTtttacatacaaatatcaaatacatttaaaaaatgcataaacacCAGCAAGTTATATATAGTGAAAGTACATGTTTCTAGGTCAAAAGGGATTATTTAGACTGGCTACCAATTTCATTAAATCAACATGCAGACTCTTCTGaagtgaactgaaaaaataatatcataacaAGTCAATGCGTTATTTATAAGTAATTCGGTCACATATAAGTATCGCACAGTATTATGACGCTTTTATTGATTGCAGTATATAAATAATCTCGTTTAATACAAAGAGATCAATAGTTGGAATGGAAGGACATGCAATCATTTTATAGTGATAGTTTTAACTGTTCGAATGTTACATCCATCCATtttttacatactttgtgtaagcttgtttttctccattttcatACCAATCGGCAGTAATTTCAAATCAGTCAATAATGGAATTATGACAGAGCaatgctattttaagtgaagTATAAGACtgtcataaaatatataaaagtaacGCTTTGTGCTTTAAAATCATCACGGGAGAGCTTCGAAAACATTACATCGTATTAGGCGAAgagtatttaaacataattacgtgttaaaataatatacttttcAGTTGGTTAAAACCAGATATTAACTAACTCGAGTTGTTTTCGATCAACCTTGATGAcatacagttttgaaaaaaaagttcattGGACCAGGAATCGAACCCATGATGTAAAAGTACGAAACGGATACTGTTACAGCTTAAACAACCTTGCATAGGAAACGTTGTGTATTGACTTAGTTTAATGTTCTGttgtttagtttgtttacatttcaaaacgtcatAATACTTTGCGATACCTATATTTACTAGTAAgatttgataatgtggcagttgagtccaggggtgttcaaagataatccgtcacatatctattgtaaagcaattattggatttacctgtattggaaaataaacattgtcgattgtattgaggtcaactgccacattatcaaagtttattagtagtgGGTCTATTTTTATAAGCATTTTGACGATGCCCGTGTTGAgattgtgcaatgccacctgCGACATGTCTACGGGCTACGGGCtggcgattttttttttcaaatttgtataacttttcgctAAAGAAAATCGTAAAGGCTTTTGTAccacatcgataaaaaatatattgaaataaaggccaaaaaatgaagattacttcacgaggttataaaattttgttaaataacgataaaaatacgtgtttaatgtttgaaatatattttcctatataaatctatagtaaaactgtttatcgataaacgttatcggttccgcgatccgtgtatattcaagggagactacttttgccgaaactactggtcaatgtattggaatgttggccatgatACGAAAATCGCGATGCCGTTCACGGTTCAGTACTTTTTTCATTTAGTCGATGccattttatcactttttattgATCTACAATTATAGGTTACAGATATGCAAAATGTGCAAATGTTGGAATCCAAGTCTTTTGACACACATGATTTTGGTATGAGGTTAGTGGTTAACGTCAAATAAGTTAGTTGCGTGAACGCATGACATTTGTACGACCGAGCTACCCAGTCATTTAATATTTTGTACGATAAATTAATACGGATCTGTAAATAATCTGATCTACCTAATATATATAGCAAGATTTTTTTGAATATATATCACAGTctgataataaaaatatcacattCTTATTCTCATATTGTTAGAAACCGTTGtgtcataatatataaatataaaattgttaactgtatttgataaaggtataaaaatgtttaaccAACCTGCTTGACATTATTTTCTTTGTCTTCCGtggtatatttatttatctattccATGTTTAATGTGAAACGAACGGAAACTTGTAAACAATACCCCAAACGAACTTCCCATAAAGGTTCGTTTATTAAGCGGCAAATATATCCGCCAAAATAAGACAAGTTATAGCGTATCTTATatagtttaaatgtttaaaaatcaccAGGTAACGTTGACCTTGCTATCATGCATAACGAAAACAAATACGCTGTTATCTCCCAAGTTATTCATGGAAAATGATTTACTTCCTTGTTCTGAATTTTACACCGTTTGATGTCACTTTAtctcatttgttttatttaaaacatcaaatacaagtcttatttatatatctttatagaATATCACTTACACGTATTTTTCATGAacgttctatcataaattaacgaaaacaaAGTTGAATATAGTGAAATACAATTCGATGTTCGTCTGCTACCTTAtaatttgctcttgtccgcattATAAACATCTACTTGCAGTTTCGAGGTGCAAAACGCCCATAATTGAAGAATGAAACCGTTTTATTTCACGCAAAATGTATCTAATCAGTGTAGAAGTGTGattaaagtggcaggggccagtttcgcatttggcccgggggtacgtttcttaaataaaatagacatatggactttacaggcatatatattcaattggttatttatgatgtttatcgaactaaggattcctgcgtacgagtgattattgtgtaaaataaatatgtgcatgtatcgattttcctagctccatgtagacggccgggtctaaaactttacctgaggtaacggaagtcagacgaattggaaaacggtcctccatccatccagcttcagctcaaatttgcggaaaaagtaaacggttatgagatacttttcttcccaccattattttcgtcatgctttaaaaatatgcatgtgttttaggtcagtcatttgcagataatacggtacaggtcgcgcaaggagtgcattttgggccatttttgtctaaaaatttagtgtcctgaaacctgcgttttactcgtttttatcacagaagcaacagaatcggcagactgaaaatgtcacataatgaagtgctatgtgtatgcgagacattcgctcaacaattgccttgaatttgtcgaaattggattttttatgatttttttcgcactggtatcagcgcagatttgtggagttttcaaattaactgtcccttgccccctaaAGCACGCGTTCTACACGAAATTGCGCACTGTATGGGAAAAAAATAGGATCTAACCACCAAGGCACATTGACCTTATCTGTAAATGTAGGGGTACATGTACTTTTGAATTGTAATTTTACAATAGCCTTTGTCATTGTTGAAATACGTTGTTGCGCTGCaatgtatagtagtcgcaacttgaccgcgatggttgaccttatgCTGATTAtttatatcgattatttcattatagaaatcaagggtgctgaGTGTAGCCGCGTATATtcatatggaattagtttgtatacagtgcaatATCAAAGTATacatacttacatttgatcagttaaaattttCCAGTACActgatttatatttacacaaatttatatttcttttccctcgtgcagctcgtg
This window of the Mercenaria mercenaria strain notata chromosome 5, MADL_Memer_1, whole genome shotgun sequence genome carries:
- the LOC123557361 gene encoding mitotic spindle assembly checkpoint protein MAD1-like, which codes for MSSRSCETAGGGNEHRRDEQTEERSQLPTAQKLLGYVTSQTNPLAKYVEEITSQVHAVVQETEKVTVRCHKEVEASTRKLSELETKILDSEKKCERYRKERDELRQRASGDREVQQLKRELAEQRHKYDRDHKEWEKKLKDLEETNDAIIKAQKLQIDQAQRDLRHREADVVRLKEKIEDSKFGFSDISVLRKKLEDSQKQLNDTNDKLHWAKTKLKETEKELDDTKTR